The genomic stretch GGATACGAACAGAACTCTCTATATATTGTAACATGCCCCAAAGCCCTCCCTTTCTTACCTATGGAACTTGTGTCAGTATCAACAGctatcagaaatatttattccctttatagcaaaaataaaattgacATCTTCTGGCTGAAGTGATGAAGACCAAACTCTACCTCAAACAAATGAGGTACAAGTGACTCAAGCATCTAGCCTTACCATGCCTTCCTTGACTGCAGTTCCGTTTCCCCATATGCTCTAGTCCAACCAAAGGATGTAacttaaagaaaagaaggataCTACAACTTCGGGAAGttgtaattaaataaaaactcCCAGTCTTGACAAAGATaaacagaaatagaagaaaCAGATTCTACAAAGATgggcttcagaagaaaatacaaaactgttatGAGCAAAAGCTTAAAATACACAATCCTAACTAGTATTAACAGAAATTTTATCCCTCAAAAAGGACTGAACAGACTAAACTTGTATCAGACTCTAAAAAGCAAACCTCATAGAGGTCAACAAAACCTAGAAATATATAATATAGCATAAATTGTGCAAAGTCAGGATCAGTGAGATTGTAAAGGgcacttaaaataaaatacaaagtcaTTGaccattaaagaaaatatcCTCATTAAAGACCTTAATGTTTAGTGAAGAAGCACATCCCAACTTTAACAACTGAATTTCAATGTCTCATAAGCAACATGTGGCATGTAAAACACACATAAACTAACAATCAGCGAAGAAAAGCTTGAAGAATAGGAGCTTTTTCAGATTTACCAGTGTAGCACAAATGAATTGTGAAATGTACATATACGTAAGGACAAAAATGTATATACTTTAGTGTATCCATGCTACAGCGTAACTGTGACATTTCTTACCTGGATCTGGTGGGTTTGGTGGCTGCCAGTGTGGGTAAGCATTTCCCCATCCTTGTGGAGCGTATGGAGCTGGAGGACCACTATAAAAGATCAAGTCACACATATACACTGAAAGCCAATTCCAGGGTCACCTTGTAAAAAAGGAAGCTAGCTGAAGCAGTACTTACTgaggtgcagggcctggaggcCCTGGATTATAAGGAGCTGGGTTATATGGTCCCATGGGAGCACCAGGACCTGGTGGCCCAGGAGGTCCATGTGGGCCAGGAACAACACCATGGGGTCCATGTGGAACAGGTGGACCCAATGGATTTACTGGACCCTGTAACAAGAGTAGCACATAGATGAAAACAAGAGGTTTTCCAGCAGTTTATGATAAACTTGAACATTAAGAGTATAATTTAAGAGATTTAAGatggtttttaaataaaaccattttcccGGGGAAATCAGTCTTCCTGATTAATTAGGTTTATGGCTAGTTAAAGAGTTAAAACCAGCCATGGCAGTAACAGCAACTaaaaaactgcatttatttcaaTTCTTTCTTGAGGAAACCAAGAGTTAACAAATAAACATTGATTCTTCCACAAACCTAAACAAAACTATCagggttttaaaataaactgataCATGTAAATCTGGTTAATCTTGCTAATTAAATCTGTTTGTAAGATCAGGTACAAAAAATAGGCAGTAAATATGGTTACATGCATACACAAAACTGTAGTCAAACTGAAGTATGTAAACTTAGATTAAAACTCTACCTGAACATACTGAGACTGAAAAACTAAACACATAGCTTAGTAGCTTTAAGAGTATCAAGTGTATCTTTGAAGTCACCAGATTTTTTCATTATGCACCAAGTGGGTATCTTCAAGAACACATCATTAAAATGCACACTGCATTACACTGAAGAAATCCACTGTTTCTTCCATATCAAGTTATTGCTTCCTTTGGTACATCAAGTTACATTTGCATTACTTCAAAACCAGATTACCATTATTACTATCATCAATGAAGATAGGCTGataggaagttggggctgttcagcctggagaagagaaggctgtgtggagacctcatagcagccttccagtacctgaagggggcctacagggacgCTGGgtagggactcttcgtcagggactgtagtgacaggacaaggggtaatgggttaaaacttaaacaggggaagtttaattctaatttattacttgattaaataattttgaagtgaaatggaagaaaagtctcCACAAAGGAGACTTGCCTCCTATTCTGTTTAGTTATGATAGTAAACCAAAATATAGTTAAATACTCACTCCAATCTTTTCTTCTATGAGTTGTCGTGCATAATCTATTTGCTGTGGTGTTCCACGGATAGTAAACATCTTCATGTTTGGATCCGCATTAGGTGGAGGATTTCTTTGAAGTTCTATTCTAGCACCAGACTGCTGGCTTATACTTTTAATGGTTTCACCACCTACAATGCAACATACAGCTTTTATGACATGcattaaagcaaaaatactaAGATTCAACTCAGAGAAAGTCACATGCATGGATACTGAagctaaagaaatgaaaaggcacCTTTTCTTACAAACCATACAAGAACATCCAAACACTTTTAAAAGCGCCTTTTCAGTCTAGTATAGAGCTTTCATTGTAATAAACTAGTAAAAAGAAActactttttttaaagacaacaCTATTGTTACTgagaaagaacagcaaagaaCCCCTACAATATGTCTTTTTCATTCATGTAAAGATGGAAGATTAGACATGAATATCAATCAATACCCGACAATTATCAGAAAATatgaccttaaagcccatcctcCCTATAAGCAGTAGGAAAGCACACATGACAAAAACCACCTAGAAACTGACCAGATGGTGAAGTACAAATATTCTGCAGTGCACTTTACCCAGAAAGTTAAAGTCCCTTAAAGTCCTCCTCTTACAGGAGCCTGAGAAGTTACTTCTATCATTAGTAAGCACAAAGTTCCCCAAACAGGGatcattttgcatttaaaacgAAAAtaccccaacaacaacaacatcaGTCAACCTTCCAAGTCAAGAACTGAACTGTGTCAGCCTATCTACTGTGTCTGGAAAAGACATTACAAACTGAAGACTAAGATAACTCACGTGTTCCATATGTAATAAGCATACAgtaaattgttttttaaaattgttttaaaataaaattctttgaGAAGTAACTGCTTTAATAAACACACAACTAAGAAGCTGTTCTAGGATCCCATAGTAGATCTTCACTAGAATACAAGAAAAGTAGTTTTAAGAGTGAGATACAGAGGAGTAAGATAAGTAGTTTTAAGAGTGAGATGCAGTAACACTAAGCTAATCAAACAGTATCAAAAGCAAGTTAATTAGATCATCTAAGAATCTATCAAATGCTACCAATGCAACTCAGCActtattactttaaaaagttaCATAAATTTATTGGGTCTTGGTTTTTAAGTACTGAGGTATGGGTTTCAGTGAGGAAAATGTGAAAAGGGTATTATGAGTGTTATGATTTAGCAGTATTGTGTTGCTCTACTACATATGAAACTATTTCCCAAGGCCTCTCTTGAAACCTTTCTCTAGTACCACTATCTGTACAAATAGAAAAGCTGAGAGTTGTTTTAACTACATATAGTTATGTGTAAGATATATTGCCTTTGCCAATTATTAATCCAGTTTTGCCAGTGGGAACAATAAAATTGAATTCCTGTAATCCACCAGGAGGGCCCATGTTCCAGTTGCCTTGGCCTCTACCCCTTCCTCGACCACCAGGTCCTGGGCCACCAGGGTTACCagcctaaaaagaaaaagcaacaaattAGCATGTTCTATAAAAAGCACTGCAAACAaattgttaagaaaaaaaatattcactaCTCATAGATCTGAATGAAAGATGACAAAGGAAAGGATACAGAAGCAAGTAGGAAGCTTCACATGTACAAAGACATAATTTCTGCCTTCATTAAATGCAGCAGTGAGGCCCATCTAAcaataagcatttaaaaacactGATCACAACCAAAGGTTAATAGTATATAGGCTATTAATACAAGATAACAGAAGCAACAGCTCTAAAACCAGTCAAATCAAGAGCTGCCATGAGTCTGAATCAATATTGTCATCCTGACACCTGCAAAACTGTAACTATAAAAGCAAACATCCATATTCCAGACTCAACTTTGAAGCAGATTCAAATGACACCATTGAATTATCTTCTTTAGTTATACCctcatttttaaatttatgtCTTTCAAGAAGTCAGGCAGGAGATTTTAAACAGCAAACAATGTATTACTCAACCTGAACACTTCGAAGGAGATCTGTAATAATTTCTGCAGCATGCTGACATCTGTCAGGAGGCCCTGTGATTTGGGCTATCCTATCTggagttgttccatcatctggAATAAAAATGAACTGTTCCAGTATATGTAATCCAGTAAATTTACACTCAATTCACATAAATTTATGGATTTATTACAAACCTGGCTTGAACTGGATCCTAACACCAGCATCATTTTGTATCTTTTTTATCATCTCTCCATTTCTTCCAATTACAATACCTACAGCAAACCGTGGTATTGGaaccttaggaaaaaaaaaacaaattcaagCTATCGATGATGCAAATATTCCTGCcaaattaacaaaattaaagGGTCACATATTAGATTGGTAAACTAGGGCCAGCTCTATTCtactttttaaagtatatttttatttttttttagtatcaaGTCACAAGCTTAGCAAAAATTGGATGAAAATATCAGAAAGAGCCTATGCACAAGTTCTTATAGTGGCAGCAATTCCTTTGATGGTGGGTATTATACTTCCCACAATCAAAGAACAAAAGTTCTAACATGGCTAAAATGCAGATTCTAGCAGATGAAGCTTCCAGCGTCACTTCTGATCAACAGTTACATGTTTATGACTTTCAGAATAAGTGGACTTAAATACTCTTTTTAAAGGCCAAACTCCAACTTCTGTAACATTATATATTTGGCTATAAAACTTATCTCTTATTTGATGAAAACATCCAGCTAGTTGGAACTGTTCAGAACTGCTGGGAATGTAAAGTGAATGCTGCATGGCATCTAAAGTTGCAATTTCAGCAATGAACAAGTAATACTTACGTGCCACAACCACTTTTGGAATCTGGTTAAAAGCTTTCAGTGGTATTACCCAGCTTTACATTTTAATGTTAACATCTCAAAATACAGTGAACAAGTTTTTCAACCATGCTTACGTCTATCCCTTCATTTCCTCCTATTCTTGACCCATATTCGTTGCGCACCTCTCTAAAGCCACCTTGATCACGAATTAACTCCAGCACCATTTCCTTGGCTTGctaaaagaagaatgaaagttTGTTTAGGTACTTTATTTAGGCAACATCAGAATGGATTTAAAAATGCTCTGAATTCTGAAGGACTCCTTACCTGAACTTTATAAGGGTCTCCAGTTATCCTAAGGGGCTTGTCTGCACCAGTATTCTGTGGACCATCTTGAATCATGACCATTTTGACACCTGCCCGCTCCTATTTCACAAAAGGGAGGTCAATACCCACTTAAATCCAGATTAGAGACTatatcacatttttaaaagacgatatatacatacacacacacatacatacctGTAACTGTTTAATCGTCTCTCCACCTTTTCCAATAACTAATCCTGCTTTACTTGCTGGAATCATAATTTCTTGGACCGCATTTCCAGGTCCATCACTATGGTGAAAGCCAGGTGCAGGTCTTCCCTTTTCAACTATCTGATCAAGTAATCTTTTTGCTGATCTGTGAAggaatatatacatttataaatacacTTACTCCTGTAAGTGTCACTTGCTCACACCCATTCTGCttggaaatttttattttcttaatttgcaaagtttctgaagaaatatAATCACTATCACTAAGAAATATGAGGCAAACTCAGCAAATCTGTAAGAATAACTTAGGAAATTAACTGCAAGATTAATGTGGTAGATCTAAAACTAACCCAGTGTCAGAATACAAAATGTGTTTACCAAACACACCACCATCCCTGAATACAGTTACACTGATCAAACCTTAATTCAGAAGATGGAAATGTtgtcctttaaaatatttgtaaagtcTTAATTAGAAGATTAATAATTGTTACAGTTTACCTTTTTAGcgcatttttaaaaagaaaaaaaaaccagagaaaacattttttaactcTGCTTAATTTCAGTAGTAATTTATGTAACTTCTAATTTGAcagcaatttttctttaatgtacCAACAGCCATTCTTAAGGCAGATCTAGTCTATATTAagttttataaaaagaaaaaaaaccaaaccctacaCTGTTTAAACCTAGGTTTAACACCAAGTACTCTGATAGCTACTACTTGATTCAGCATGCAAAGCAAGCCCATATGTACTTGTAGCCATTACCAGAATATTGAACAATAGTAAGTATATATTCATCACATGGGAGTTGCTATCAGAGTAAAATTGTGACTACAGTATTAACATCAGTTAAAAATCCTTTCCTGCAATATGTGAGTGGAATAAactgtaattagaaaaaaaaaaacaactcctgTAATGAATGATTTCATGAATGCTTGGCTGCAACATAAGATGACAATACCATGCTACTTTCCCAAGGAAAAACACAAAGCTGCAGACCTTACCTACAAAACCGAACTGGGAGCAGCTAACATAAATGAGGTAATACCAAATACACTACTACACTTAAGAACTTTCCCAGCATAGCCAGGATAAGGTGGTCTTTAAGTGGCTATATGACTTCTGTGCCAGTAAAAAACACAAATCAAACAGAACACTTTCATTGTTACAATCCTTTTCCCTGAACACAGGAAGGCAAAAGTTAACTTTGCTGACAGGCATTAGAGACAGCACTTACAATAATTTTTGTTATACATTAATTTACACAAAAGCCATTTAGGAATTCCCATGGGTTGGGCTCTGAGTAACTCCTACTCTGACACATTACTAATTTTCCCACATTTTCCCCGTGTATTATCTACAAGGTTTGGACTGGGAAAAGTTGGAGGTTTCATATATTTGTCTTAAAATTCCAAGTATGCTGAGGGCCTTTTTTCTTATGTATACATTTAATTGTCCCCATACTGCctcttaaatagaaaaaaaaaagaaaaaaatactgcgcTATGAACATATTATCTAGATATAACATTttgataataaaaaaatatatttaagtgcATTGTACAGTTAAATATGAAcacacaaaatttattttacttactgAACAGACTCTGGTGTTCCAGTTAGCATACACGATCTTTCAGGCAGACCTCCACTATCTACAgccataaaataaaacaaagttctCAGTAAAGTCAGAAAGAGGTTATGACATCAAACATAAGATACGAACTACTGGATTTTCACAGAATAATTAATGTATCAcaataattttgcatttctttaaaccatgacaactaccattagcacaaaaaaaattaaaatacaccTTTAATGAAGGTTCAGGCAATTAGAAGCAATGACCAGCTTTCTGAACtttctaccaaaaaaaccccactaaaagaaagaataaaaccactAATAGTTACCAGGTGCAATCTGTATTTTACAGCCAGACTCTTGCTGTATGCGTGAGATCTGCTCTCCACCTCTGCCAATTacttaagagaaagaaaatatcaaaagaTTATTTGTATTAACAGCATCTGCTAACATTTCTTATTATACTACACCACCACATCCATACTACTTACTGAATCCAACCATCCCATCTGGAACTTTGTACTCTTCTGTCATCACAGACCTACGGATAATGTTAAATCAAATAAAAGACACTGACCATTCAGAGACCAAACTGGcattaaatttatatatatcCTCCCATTAAACTAATGAAACCTACTGCCCCCACTATCATCCTGGCTTTCACATCTTGCATCCACTTTGAAAGTTGTTATGCAAGCACAATACTACGTAAAGTGACAATAAATAAAAGTGACCATGAACAGTTCAAGTGTAATATGAATCCGTTTTCCTTCATCCTATTTACTATTAAAAGATACGAGGTACAAAAAGGTAATGTAGCATTTTAAGTTTCATCTGTATATTCATCTAAATATGCTGAAAATACACAATTTCAGCATCTCGTATATCGAAGCCAAAAGCCAAAGCATGATAATAATAGTTGGATATGGTTGTTTAGGGAAGAAATAACTCAAGAAAACTACTATGCTGTAGCAAATGTGAGAAATATGCTGTGTCAAGTCAGaacccccccccttttttttttcttttttgttgaaTTCCATTGCCTTCCTTTTTGTTTAAGGGATAGTGTCAACCCCCTTTCCCTTCAGATCTGCTTCTAACTTCAGGTTATGCTCAAGTAGTAAAAACCAGCAAGGCATTTCCCTTTTACTAAACTTGATGTACAGCCTaagctgcaaagagaaagagaCAACAATATAGATGCATTTTAAGTGTTCGGCTCGGGACTTGCGAAACTAGATTACAACAAATCACACAACTAGAGAGTAATTCTTTATGCAATTATG from Lathamus discolor isolate bLatDis1 chromosome 3, bLatDis1.hap1, whole genome shotgun sequence encodes the following:
- the FUBP1 gene encoding far upstream element-binding protein 1 isoform X2, which encodes MADYSTVPPPASGAPGGGGGGGGGVNDAFKDALQRARQIAAKIGGDAGTSMNSNDYGYGGQKRPLEDGDGSWTSPSSTTHWEGMPSPFKDQPDAKKVAPQNDSFGNQLPPMHQQQRSVMTEEYKVPDGMVGFIIGRGGEQISRIQQESGCKIQIAPDSGGLPERSCMLTGTPESVQSAKRLLDQIVEKGRPAPGFHHSDGPGNAVQEIMIPASKAGLVIGKGGETIKQLQERAGVKMVMIQDGPQNTGADKPLRITGDPYKVQQAKEMVLELIRDQGGFREVRNEYGSRIGGNEGIDVPIPRFAVGIVIGRNGEMIKKIQNDAGVRIQFKPDDGTTPDRIAQITGPPDRCQHAAEIITDLLRSVQAGNPGGPGPGGRGRGRGQGNWNMGPPGGLQEFNFIVPTGKTGLIIGKGGETIKSISQQSGARIELQRNPPPNADPNMKMFTIRGTPQQIDYARQLIEEKIGGPVNPLGPPVPHGPHGVVPGPHGPPGPPGPGAPMGPYNPAPYNPGPPGPAPHGPPAPYAPQGWGNAYPHWQPPNPPDPGKPGTDPNSAAWAAYYAHYYQQQAQPPPAAPPGGPATTQTNGQGDQPNPAPAGQVDYTKAWEEYYKKMGQAVPAPAGAPPGGQPDYSAAWAEYYRQQAAYYAQTSPQGMPQHPPAPQCLPRPSTLGSAAKKQQC
- the FUBP1 gene encoding far upstream element-binding protein 1 isoform X7; the protein is MADYSTVPPPASGAPGGGGGGGGGVNDAFKDALQRARQIAAKIGGDAGTSMNSNDYGYGGQKRPLEDGDQPDAKKVAPQNDSFGNQLPPMHQQQRSVMTEEYKVPDGMVGFIIGRGGEQISRIQQESGCKIQIAPDSGGLPERSCMLTGTPESVQSAKRLLDQIVEKGRPAPGFHHSDGPGNAVQEIMIPASKAGLVIGKGGETIKQLQERAGVKMVMIQDGPQNTGADKPLRITGDPYKVQQAKEMVLELIRDQGGFREVPIPRFAVGIVIGRNGEMIKKIQNDAGVRIQFKPDDGTTPDRIAQITGPPDRCQHAAEIITDLLRSVQAGNPGGPGPGGRGRGRGQGNWNMGPPGGLQEFNFIVPTGKTGLIIGKGGETIKSISQQSGARIELQRNPPPNADPNMKMFTIRGTPQQIDYARQLIEEKIGGPVNPLGPPVPHGPHGVVPGPHGPPGPPGPGAPMGPYNPAPYNPGPPGPAPHGPPAPYAPQGWGNAYPHWQPPNPPDPGKPGTDPNSAAWAAYYAHYYQQQAQPPPAAPPGGPATTQTNGQGDQPNPAPAGQVDYTKAWEEYYKKMGQAVPAPAGAPPGGQPDYSAAWAEYYRQQAAYYAQTSPQGMPQHPPAPQCLPRPSTLGSAAKKQQVSTT
- the FUBP1 gene encoding far upstream element-binding protein 1 isoform X4; this encodes MADYSTVPPPASGAPGGGGGGGGGVNDAFKDALQRARQIAAKIGGDAGTSMNSNDYGYGGQKRPLEDGDGSWTSPSSTTHWEGMPSPFKDQPDAKKVAPQNDSFGNQLPPMHQQQRSVMTEEYKVPDGMVGFIIGRGGEQISRIQQESGCKIQIAPDSGGLPERSCMLTGTPESVQSAKRLLDQIVEKGRPAPGFHHSDGPGNAVQEIMIPASKAGLVIGKGGETIKQLQERAGVKMVMIQDGPQNTGADKPLRITGDPYKVQQAKEMVLELIRDQGGFREVPIPRFAVGIVIGRNGEMIKKIQNDAGVRIQFKPDDGTTPDRIAQITGPPDRCQHAAEIITDLLRSVQAGNPGGPGPGGRGRGRGQGNWNMGPPGGLQEFNFIVPTGKTGLIIGKGGETIKSISQQSGARIELQRNPPPNADPNMKMFTIRGTPQQIDYARQLIEEKIGGPVNPLGPPVPHGPHGVVPGPHGPPGPPGPGAPMGPYNPAPYNPGPPGPAPHGPPAPYAPQGWGNAYPHWQPPNPPDPGKPGTDPNSAAWAAYYAHYYQQQAQPPPAAPPGGPATTQTNGQGDQPNPAPAGQVDYTKAWEEYYKKMGQAVPAPAGAPPGGQPDYSAAWAEYYRQQAAYYAQTSPQGMPQHPPAPQCLPRPSTLGSAAKKQQVSTT
- the FUBP1 gene encoding far upstream element-binding protein 1 isoform X3, which produces MADYSTVPPPASGAPGGGGGGGGGVNDAFKDALQRARQIAAKIGGDAGTSMNSNDYGYGGQKRPLEDGDGSWTSPSSTTHWEGMPSPFKDQPDAKKVAPQNDSFGNQLPPMHQQQRSVMTEEYKVPDGMVGFIIGRGGEQISRIQQESGCKIQIAPDSGGLPERSCMLTGTPESVQSAKRLLDQIVEKGRPAPGFHHSDGPGNAVQEIMIPASKAGLVIGKGGETIKQLQERAGVKMVMIQDGPQNTGADKPLRITGDPYKVQQAKEMVLELIRDQGGFREVRNEYGSRIGGNEGIDVPIPRFAVGIVIGRNGEMIKKIQNDAGVRIQFKPDDGTTPDRIAQITGPPDRCQHAAEIITDLLRSVQAGNPGGPGPGGRGRGRGQGNWNMGPPGGLQEFNFIVPTGKTGLIIGKGGETIKSISQQSGARIELQRNPPPNADPNMKMFTIRGTPQQIDYARQLIEEKIGGPVNPLGPPVPHGPHGVVPGPHGPPGPPGPGAPMGPYNPAPYNPGPPGPAPHGPPAPYAPQGWGNAYPHWQPPNPPDPGKPGTDPNSAAWAAYYAHYYQQQAQPPPAAPPGGPATTQTNGQGDQPNPAPAGQVDYTKAWEEYYKKMGQAVPAPAGAPPGGQPDYSAAWAEYYRQQAAYYAQTSPQGMPQHPPAPQTFNHH
- the FUBP1 gene encoding far upstream element-binding protein 1 isoform X1 encodes the protein MADYSTVPPPASGAPGGGGGGGGGVNDAFKDALQRARQIAAKIGGDAGTSMNSNDYGYGGQKRPLEDGDGSWTSPSSTTHWEGMPSPFKDQPDAKKVAPQNDSFGNQLPPMHQQQRSVMTEEYKVPDGMVGFIIGRGGEQISRIQQESGCKIQIAPDSGGLPERSCMLTGTPESVQSAKRLLDQIVEKGRPAPGFHHSDGPGNAVQEIMIPASKAGLVIGKGGETIKQLQERAGVKMVMIQDGPQNTGADKPLRITGDPYKVQQAKEMVLELIRDQGGFREVRNEYGSRIGGNEGIDVPIPRFAVGIVIGRNGEMIKKIQNDAGVRIQFKPDDGTTPDRIAQITGPPDRCQHAAEIITDLLRSVQAGNPGGPGPGGRGRGRGQGNWNMGPPGGLQEFNFIVPTGKTGLIIGKGGETIKSISQQSGARIELQRNPPPNADPNMKMFTIRGTPQQIDYARQLIEEKIGGPVNPLGPPVPHGPHGVVPGPHGPPGPPGPGAPMGPYNPAPYNPGPPGPAPHGPPAPYAPQGWGNAYPHWQPPNPPDPGKPGTDPNSAAWAAYYAHYYQQQAQPPPAAPPGGPATTQTNGQGDQPNPAPAGQVDYTKAWEEYYKKMGQAVPAPAGAPPGGQPDYSAAWAEYYRQQAAYYAQTSPQGMPQHPPAPQCLPRPSTLGSAAKKQQVSTT
- the FUBP1 gene encoding far upstream element-binding protein 1 isoform X5 → MADYSTVPPPASGAPGGGGGGGGGVNDAFKDALQRARQIAAKIGGDAGTSMNSNDYGYGGQKRPLEDGDGSWTSPSSTTHWEGMPSPFKDQPDAKKVAPQNDSFGNQLPPMHQQQRSVMTEEYKVPDGMVGFIIGRGGEQISRIQQESGCKIQIAPDSGGLPERSCMLTGTPESVQSAKRLLDQIVEKGRPAPGFHHSDGPGNAVQEIMIPASKAGLVIGKGGETIKQLQERAGVKMVMIQDGPQNTGADKPLRITGDPYKVQQAKEMVLELIRDQGGFREVRNEYGSRIGGNEGIDVPIPRFAVGIVIGRNGEMIKKIQNDAGVRIQFKPDDGTTPDRIAQITGPPDRCQHAAEIITDLLRSVQAGNPGGPGPGGRGRGRGQGNWNMGPPGGLQEFNFIVPTGKTGLIIGKGGETIKSISQQSGARIELQRNPPPNADPNMKMFTIRGTPQQIDYARQLIEEKIGGPVNPLGPPVPHGPHGVVPGPHGPPGPPGPGAPMGPYNPAPYNPGPPGPAPHGPPAPYAPQGWGNAYPHWQPPNPPDPGKPGTDPNSAAWAAYYAHYYQQQAQPPPAAPPGGPATTQTNGQGDQPNPAPAGQVDYTKAWEEYYKKMGQAVPAPAGAPPGGQPDYSAAWAEYYRQQAAYYAQTSPQGMPQHPPAPQGQ
- the FUBP1 gene encoding far upstream element-binding protein 1 isoform X6 yields the protein MADYSTVPPPASGAPGGGGGGGGGVNDAFKDALQRARQIAAKIGGDAGTSMNSNDYGYGGQKRPLEDGDQPDAKKVAPQNDSFGNQLPPMHQQQRSVMTEEYKVPDGMVGFIIGRGGEQISRIQQESGCKIQIAPDSGGLPERSCMLTGTPESVQSAKRLLDQIVEKGRPAPGFHHSDGPGNAVQEIMIPASKAGLVIGKGGETIKQLQERAGVKMVMIQDGPQNTGADKPLRITGDPYKVQQAKEMVLELIRDQGGFREVRNEYGSRIGGNEGIDVPIPRFAVGIVIGRNGEMIKKIQNDAGVRIQFKPDDGTTPDRIAQITGPPDRCQHAAEIITDLLRSVQAGNPGGPGPGGRGRGRGQGNWNMGPPGGLQEFNFIVPTGKTGLIIGKGGETIKSISQQSGARIELQRNPPPNADPNMKMFTIRGTPQQIDYARQLIEEKIGGPVNPLGPPVPHGPHGVVPGPHGPPGPPGPGAPMGPYNPAPYNPGPPGPAPHGPPAPYAPQGWGNAYPHWQPPNPPDPGKPGTDPNSAAWAAYYAHYYQQQAQPPPAAPPGGPATTQTNGQGDQPNPAPAGQVDYTKAWEEYYKKMGQAVPAPAGAPPGGQPDYSAAWAEYYRQQAAYYAQTSPQGMPQHPPAPQCLPRPSTLGSAAKKQQVSTT
- the FUBP1 gene encoding far upstream element-binding protein 1 isoform X8 — encoded protein: MNSNDYGYGGQKRPLEDGDGSWTSPSSTTHWEGMPSPFKDQPDAKKVAPQNDSFGNQLPPMHQQQRSVMTEEYKVPDGMVGFIIGRGGEQISRIQQESGCKIQIAPDSGGLPERSCMLTGTPESVQSAKRLLDQIVEKGRPAPGFHHSDGPGNAVQEIMIPASKAGLVIGKGGETIKQLQERAGVKMVMIQDGPQNTGADKPLRITGDPYKVQQAKEMVLELIRDQGGFREVRNEYGSRIGGNEGIDVPIPRFAVGIVIGRNGEMIKKIQNDAGVRIQFKPDDGTTPDRIAQITGPPDRCQHAAEIITDLLRSVQAGNPGGPGPGGRGRGRGQGNWNMGPPGGLQEFNFIVPTGKTGLIIGKGGETIKSISQQSGARIELQRNPPPNADPNMKMFTIRGTPQQIDYARQLIEEKIGGPVNPLGPPVPHGPHGVVPGPHGPPGPPGPGAPMGPYNPAPYNPGPPGPAPHGPPAPYAPQGWGNAYPHWQPPNPPDPGKPGTDPNSAAWAAYYAHYYQQQAQPPPAAPPGGPATTQTNGQGDQPNPAPAGQVDYTKAWEEYYKKMGQAVPAPAGAPPGGQPDYSAAWAEYYRQQAAYYAQTSPQGMPQHPPAPQCLPRPSTLGSAAKKQQVSTT